The Bacteroidales bacterium genome window below encodes:
- a CDS encoding RHS repeat-associated core domain-containing protein: MFTQTSTYEKTSFFLGELREKKDIAEKKCLDYYPFGMLMPGRNFNTTTYRHGFNGKEKDDELKGSGNSYDYGMRIYDPRLGRFLSVDPLTR; this comes from the coding sequence TTGTTTACACAAACAAGCACATACGAAAAAACGAGTTTTTTTCTGGGGGAGCTCAGGGAAAAAAAAGATATTGCGGAAAAAAAGTGCTTAGATTACTACCCATTCGGTATGCTGATGCCCGGGAGGAACTTTAACACCACAACCTACAGGCACGGGTTTAACGGAAAAGAAAAAGATGACGAATTGAAAGGCTCGGGAAACTCTTATGACTATGGTATGAGAATTTACGACCCGAGATTAGGGCGCTTTCTTTCTGTTGACCCTCTTACCCGTAA